The following are encoded in a window of Brevibacillus sp. DP1.3A genomic DNA:
- a CDS encoding GNAT family N-acetyltransferase: protein MQLEELTASTARAYKSLVHPKHLELLDQINGSSVWGFGASNNNQPAGIVLGRSAVNEGQAKIIELVVAEGHQRRGMGMKLLWHAEQKMREQGISDGQFAGFIKAQDFSWLSKIAIREGWQLPKVKTYMYTLGSMRLGECHWVERLALPVGFTLFSWKDLTPAERLEIEQGEGQWYTPQLSPFFEEGKFDPDYSTGLRYQGKVIGWVIVQRMAGNLLLYKTMFVQEKYQKQARGITLLMKTIAQVQPVFPFGMCFVEHDNEPMLRFMERRLGPTILHRKLWIETTKVLVRQYSDHFC, encoded by the coding sequence TTGCAACTAGAGGAACTGACTGCTAGCACTGCGCGGGCGTATAAATCGTTAGTGCACCCCAAGCACCTGGAGTTGCTGGACCAGATCAATGGCTCATCTGTTTGGGGATTCGGGGCTTCTAACAACAATCAGCCTGCGGGCATCGTGTTGGGGCGATCCGCTGTAAACGAAGGACAGGCCAAGATCATCGAGCTTGTGGTAGCAGAGGGGCATCAACGGCGGGGAATGGGCATGAAGCTGCTGTGGCACGCTGAGCAAAAAATGAGAGAGCAAGGCATCAGCGATGGTCAGTTCGCTGGCTTCATCAAAGCACAAGATTTTTCATGGCTCTCCAAAATTGCGATCAGGGAAGGCTGGCAGTTGCCAAAGGTAAAAACCTATATGTACACACTCGGCTCGATGCGGTTGGGTGAATGCCATTGGGTGGAGAGGCTGGCGCTCCCCGTAGGTTTTACCCTCTTTTCATGGAAAGACCTGACACCAGCAGAGCGACTGGAAATTGAACAGGGAGAAGGGCAATGGTACACGCCGCAATTGTCTCCGTTTTTTGAAGAAGGAAAATTTGATCCCGATTACAGTACAGGCTTGCGCTATCAAGGGAAAGTCATTGGCTGGGTGATCGTACAGAGAATGGCCGGTAATCTGCTTTTGTACAAAACGATGTTCGTCCAGGAAAAGTATCAGAAGCAGGCAAGAGGAATTACGCTGTTGATGAAAACCATTGCACAGGTGCAGCCAGTGTTTCCCTTTGGCATGTGCTTTGTCGAGCATGACAACGAGCCCATGCTGCGGTTTATGGAAAGAAGATTGGGTCCGACGATTTTGCACCGGAAGCTCTGGATTGAAACGACGAAGGTACTAGTCAGACAATATTCGGATCACTTCTGTTAA
- a CDS encoding DMT family transporter, producing MNKQLLLGSIFCMVASMSWGAMFPVAHIALQEIDPFYFSFLRYFFVTIILCGLLWAKEGLSAFRFEGRGKSLLFFGTMAFTVYNMGVFLGQDLMGEPGTIAASIMEVLMPMISIILLSITTRKLPPYYTLATILVALVGAVLVITNGNLTFFTTASEHLLPLFFIFIGVVGWVVYSIGGGRFNTWSTLRYSTLTCLLGTGVNFVIVTTSSLFQWLPVPTVETVMSIKYEMAFMVLLPGFVALLSWNAGIKLLTPLNGILFINLVPITTFAMMAFQGYEISRYELCGTLLVILALIGNNHFQRKQLQYRSVTKQQPSGRKVPSM from the coding sequence ATGAATAAGCAACTACTTTTGGGGTCAATTTTCTGCATGGTCGCCAGTATGTCATGGGGGGCGATGTTTCCGGTGGCGCACATCGCACTGCAAGAGATCGATCCATTTTACTTCTCATTTCTTCGCTATTTTTTCGTAACAATCATTTTGTGCGGTTTGCTCTGGGCAAAAGAAGGCTTGTCTGCTTTTCGTTTTGAGGGGCGCGGGAAGTCTCTGCTGTTTTTTGGAACAATGGCGTTTACCGTCTACAATATGGGAGTATTTCTCGGGCAGGATTTGATGGGAGAGCCAGGCACGATTGCAGCGTCCATTATGGAAGTGCTCATGCCAATGATCTCGATTATACTTTTGTCCATTACCACTAGAAAGCTGCCGCCGTACTATACGTTGGCGACGATTCTCGTAGCTTTGGTCGGCGCTGTCCTTGTTATTACCAATGGCAATCTTACCTTCTTTACTACAGCGAGTGAGCATTTGCTTCCATTGTTCTTCATTTTCATCGGTGTCGTGGGTTGGGTCGTCTACTCGATCGGCGGCGGGCGTTTTAACACGTGGTCTACGCTTCGCTACTCCACGTTGACGTGTCTCTTGGGAACAGGAGTGAATTTCGTAATTGTCACGACTTCCTCCCTCTTTCAATGGCTTCCGGTTCCTACCGTCGAAACGGTGATGTCCATCAAGTACGAAATGGCGTTCATGGTTCTTTTACCTGGCTTTGTAGCTCTTTTGAGCTGGAATGCAGGCATCAAGCTGCTCACTCCGCTCAACGGCATTTTGTTTATCAACCTGGTTCCGATCACGACCTTTGCCATGATGGCGTTTCAAGGCTATGAGATCAGCCGTTACGAATTGTGCGGGACCTTGCTCGTGATCCTTGCCCTGATCGGGAACAACCATTTCCAAAGAAAGCAACTGCAATACCGTTCAGTCACAAAGCAACAACCGAGTGGAAGAAAAGTTCCTTCCATGTAG
- a CDS encoding LysR family transcriptional regulator, with protein MEINDLKIFQMVATLGSVSKTAAELSYVQSNVTARIKLLEKELGTPLFYRNKRGMTLNTEGKRLLEYSREIIAKFEEMQKYFHRASEPSGVLEVGMVETINALPRLLSSYCSQYPHVDISLKAGVTENLLQKVLDLALDGAFVSGPISHPLIEQEQVFQEELVLVTKNSSFTASDITGKALLLYKKGCGYRERLETWMKVEGLIPKKVMEFGTFETIIGGVAAGIGITILPKSAVHHLVESGTVHIHRIPEPYHEVTTVFIRRKDSFVTNTMQAFLNEIRLQKTKA; from the coding sequence GTGGAGATCAATGATTTGAAAATATTCCAGATGGTCGCCACATTGGGCAGCGTGAGCAAGACCGCCGCCGAGTTGAGCTACGTTCAGTCGAATGTGACGGCGCGGATCAAGCTGTTGGAAAAAGAGCTGGGGACACCTTTGTTTTATCGCAACAAGCGAGGCATGACCTTGAATACAGAAGGGAAGCGCCTGCTCGAATATTCGCGAGAGATCATCGCCAAGTTCGAAGAAATGCAAAAGTACTTTCATCGGGCTTCCGAGCCGTCCGGGGTGCTGGAGGTTGGGATGGTCGAGACGATCAATGCCCTTCCGAGGTTGCTATCCTCGTATTGCAGCCAGTATCCGCATGTGGATATCTCTCTTAAGGCAGGTGTGACAGAGAATTTGCTGCAAAAAGTACTGGATCTCGCGCTGGATGGAGCGTTCGTGAGTGGACCGATCAGCCATCCTTTGATCGAGCAGGAGCAAGTTTTTCAAGAGGAGCTGGTGTTGGTAACGAAAAACAGTTCCTTCACTGCCAGTGATATCACAGGGAAAGCTCTTTTGCTCTACAAAAAGGGCTGTGGGTATCGAGAACGGTTAGAGACCTGGATGAAGGTAGAGGGCTTGATTCCGAAAAAAGTGATGGAATTCGGAACGTTTGAGACAATTATCGGGGGCGTGGCAGCGGGGATCGGCATTACCATTTTGCCGAAGTCGGCGGTACATCACTTGGTCGAGAGCGGAACGGTTCATATTCATCGCATCCCGGAGCCTTATCATGAGGTAACAACCGTCTTTATTCGCCGAAAAGATTCATTTGTAACGAACACGATGCAAGCGTTTCTGAACGAAATTCGTTTGCAGAAAACGAAAGCGTAA
- a CDS encoding helix-turn-helix domain-containing protein, with protein MDRYTEIDEVIAYIHRHLDEPLPLSRLANHVAYSQYHFARIFKERIGLPPLYYVSTMRLQRAKDLLLRTNMSVRDIGLEIGQQSLGTFSTRFTERVGVSPSEFRETAQLAEDRLLSLQQLTEWTRLHPSPERPMTIAGTIESTEPFQGVILIGLFAKPIPEGLPLYGTLLPSLGNFCFTNVKPGTYYLMATSVAWGMQAMDFLLPYETLRTRSKKPIIVTPTTIVPHQQVTLHVPHPDDPPILISLSLLMNRFIQRLPQ; from the coding sequence ATGGACAGGTATACTGAAATTGACGAAGTGATCGCTTATATACATCGGCATTTAGACGAGCCGTTGCCGCTTTCCCGGTTGGCGAATCATGTTGCGTATAGCCAGTATCATTTTGCGCGGATTTTTAAAGAAAGAATCGGTCTCCCGCCTCTTTATTACGTATCGACCATGCGACTCCAAAGGGCAAAGGATTTACTGCTAAGGACGAATATGAGTGTTCGCGACATCGGTCTGGAAATTGGCCAGCAGAGCCTGGGGACGTTCTCTACCCGTTTTACGGAGCGTGTCGGGGTATCGCCTAGCGAATTTAGAGAAACCGCCCAACTAGCGGAAGACCGTCTCCTTTCCTTGCAGCAGTTGACAGAGTGGACTCGGTTACATCCGTCCCCCGAGCGACCGATGACCATTGCAGGAACAATCGAGTCCACGGAGCCTTTTCAAGGCGTCATTTTGATTGGATTGTTTGCCAAGCCGATTCCAGAAGGTCTTCCTCTATACGGAACATTGCTGCCCTCACTAGGCAATTTTTGTTTTACCAATGTCAAGCCGGGCACGTATTACTTGATGGCGACGTCTGTTGCCTGGGGCATGCAGGCGATGGATTTTCTCTTGCCGTACGAGACATTGCGCACACGTTCCAAGAAACCAATCATTGTCACACCAACTACGATCGTCCCTCATCAGCAAGTTACACTTCATGTGCCTCATCCGGACGACCCTCCCATCTTGATTTCTCTTTCTTTGCTCATGAACAGATTCATTCAGCGGCTTCCTCAATAA
- a CDS encoding MFS transporter: MSKPYKKVFWAAGFGWMFDAMDVALLSFIMVALRQEWGLTGEEAGLLGTGNLVGMAIGAIVGGYLADRVGRKPVFLLTLVLFGLASFASAFATGFATMLLFRFLMGLGLGAELPVASTLVNEFAPPEKRGSTVVLLESFWAVGWIAAAVISYFIIPDYGWRVAVMIGALPVVYALFARRSIPESPQFQKQAENIPIATLLTSHRTETITLWVVWFAIAFSYYGMFLWMPSVLVDKGFTMIKSFQYVLIMTLAQLPGYFAAAYFVEKWGRKWTLATFLFMTGVMAFAFGQSSGTMELLVTGAFLSFFNLGAWGALYAYTPENYPTPLRATGSGMASGVGRIGSIIAPYLVGYYSSHHYSYTFIFSVFTAVLIVGAIVLLVCGRETKVLANSGPRTGEV; this comes from the coding sequence ATGTCAAAGCCTTACAAAAAAGTTTTTTGGGCAGCCGGTTTTGGCTGGATGTTCGATGCCATGGATGTTGCACTTTTATCTTTTATTATGGTGGCATTACGACAGGAATGGGGTTTGACAGGGGAAGAGGCCGGGCTACTAGGGACGGGCAATCTCGTCGGCATGGCGATTGGGGCGATTGTAGGTGGCTATTTGGCTGACCGAGTTGGCCGCAAGCCAGTGTTTTTGCTGACCTTGGTCTTGTTTGGCTTGGCGAGCTTTGCGAGCGCTTTCGCAACTGGTTTTGCGACCATGCTGCTATTCCGCTTCCTAATGGGACTAGGCTTGGGTGCCGAGCTGCCGGTAGCCTCGACGCTGGTAAACGAGTTTGCGCCACCGGAGAAGCGAGGAAGTACGGTTGTGCTGTTGGAGAGTTTTTGGGCAGTCGGTTGGATTGCGGCAGCCGTCATATCGTATTTCATCATTCCGGACTACGGCTGGCGCGTGGCTGTTATGATCGGGGCGTTGCCTGTCGTGTACGCCTTGTTTGCCCGGCGGAGCATTCCTGAATCTCCACAGTTTCAAAAGCAGGCCGAGAACATTCCTATTGCAACGCTGTTAACGTCCCATCGGACAGAGACGATTACGCTGTGGGTTGTCTGGTTTGCAATTGCGTTCTCGTACTACGGCATGTTTTTATGGATGCCATCTGTTTTGGTCGACAAAGGCTTTACGATGATCAAAAGCTTCCAGTACGTACTGATCATGACGTTGGCCCAACTACCAGGCTATTTCGCGGCAGCCTATTTCGTGGAAAAATGGGGACGGAAATGGACGCTGGCGACCTTCTTGTTCATGACTGGTGTGATGGCCTTCGCTTTTGGACAAAGCAGTGGCACCATGGAGCTGTTGGTGACGGGAGCCTTCTTGTCCTTCTTCAATCTGGGTGCTTGGGGTGCTTTGTACGCGTATACGCCGGAAAATTATCCGACACCCCTGCGCGCTACCGGTTCTGGTATGGCATCCGGTGTCGGAAGAATTGGCAGTATTATCGCGCCGTATCTCGTCGGTTACTACTCGTCACATCATTACAGCTACACATTCATTTTTAGTGTATTTACCG